One window of Bacteroides sp. AN502(2024) genomic DNA carries:
- a CDS encoding sialate O-acetylesterase, with protein MKKIFLLLILSLLFLPITQGKVKLPAMMGNHMVLQQNSSVKLWGWADGKKVTVTTSWNNRTYQTSTDKDGAWLVKVDTPEGGNTPYSITISDGTPVTLSDILIGEVWICSGQSNMEMRMMGNAAQPVDNSLETLLNSGNYRDRIRFITVPRTNDTERRTDFEKRKWEVSSPETSIDCSAAAYFFARQLTESLHLPIGLVINSWGGSAIEAWMDEPTLKTVEGVNMEAAKNPKKGVHQRLECLYNSMLWPVKNFTARGFLWYQGESNISNYPFYAPMMTAMVQLWRNVWEAPDMPFYYVQIAPYKYENSSDTGAALLREAQMEALKTIPNSGMVPTTDIGDEYCIHPPQKDVVGLRLATLALTQTYGVRRLPSTGPMMTKVDYSGNKATVTFNNAPAGLFPTFSELEGFEIAGADKKFYPAKAKIVGRTNTVEVWSEEVVRPVAVRYAFRNYVGNITLRNTFGLSAFPFRTDTWDDVK; from the coding sequence ATGAAAAAGATTTTTCTACTTCTTATTTTATCACTTTTATTCCTGCCGATTACGCAAGGCAAAGTAAAACTCCCTGCAATGATGGGAAATCACATGGTACTTCAACAGAACAGCTCCGTTAAGTTATGGGGGTGGGCAGACGGCAAAAAAGTAACTGTCACCACTTCATGGAACAATCGTACTTATCAGACATCTACAGATAAAGACGGGGCCTGGCTGGTGAAAGTAGACACTCCTGAAGGAGGTAACACTCCTTATTCCATTACTATCAGTGACGGAACTCCGGTCACTCTTTCGGATATACTGATAGGGGAGGTGTGGATCTGCTCCGGACAGTCGAACATGGAAATGCGCATGATGGGAAATGCGGCGCAACCCGTTGACAACTCGCTTGAAACACTGCTAAACTCGGGAAATTATCGCGACCGCATCCGTTTTATTACCGTACCAAGAACCAACGACACAGAACGCCGCACGGATTTCGAGAAAAGAAAATGGGAAGTATCGTCACCCGAAACAAGTATTGATTGCAGTGCCGCCGCCTATTTTTTTGCCAGACAACTGACTGAAAGTCTTCATCTCCCGATAGGACTGGTTATCAACAGTTGGGGAGGTTCGGCAATCGAAGCATGGATGGATGAACCGACATTGAAAACCGTTGAAGGTGTGAACATGGAAGCTGCCAAAAATCCTAAAAAAGGGGTACACCAGCGTTTGGAATGTCTGTACAACTCGATGTTATGGCCTGTTAAGAACTTTACGGCACGTGGTTTCCTTTGGTATCAGGGAGAATCGAACATATCCAACTATCCATTCTATGCTCCGATGATGACTGCTATGGTACAGCTATGGAGAAATGTATGGGAAGCTCCCGATATGCCTTTCTATTATGTACAGATTGCTCCTTACAAATATGAAAACAGCAGCGATACGGGTGCCGCTTTATTGCGTGAAGCACAGATGGAAGCATTGAAAACAATTCCCAATTCGGGCATGGTGCCCACTACGGATATTGGTGATGAGTACTGTATCCACCCGCCACAAAAGGATGTCGTGGGACTTCGACTGGCTACACTTGCCCTGACCCAGACTTACGGTGTGCGCAGGCTGCCGTCTACCGGTCCGATGATGACCAAAGTGGATTATTCCGGCAACAAGGCAACAGTGACATTCAATAACGCTCCTGCCGGATTGTTCCCCACTTTCTCCGAACTAGAGGGGTTCGAGATAGCGGGAGCCGACAAGAAATTCTATCCGGCGAAGGCAAAGATTGTAGGACGCACCAACACGGTAGAAGTGTGGAGTGAAGAGGTAGTCCGGCCGGTTGCCGTGCGCTATGCTTTTCGTAATTATGTGGGAAATATCACTTTGCGGAATACTTTCGGATTGAGTGCTTTCCCGTTCCGCACAGATACATGGGATGACGTGAAGTAA
- a CDS encoding SusC/RagA family TonB-linked outer membrane protein has product MKKKHYLLFLWASLFLLTDVVWAQTSVTVSGVVIDENGETLTGVSVVEVGTTNGVLTDLNGHYTLKTTSAKPSVSFSYIGYQSTTLPLNGRTKLDVQMKVETKVLDEVVVVGYGVQKKVNLTGSVTSINFADQTEGRPIMSVSSALSGLAAGMNVTQASGQPGSDGATIRVRGNGTFNTNSPLVLVDGIEWSMDNVNPNDIESISVLKDAASTAIYGTRAANGVILITTKNGKGKPQISYSYSGVVQMPYNKLSFVSDYARYMELVNEACDNVNTKGIFSQESIDRWRAASADPNGLNEYGVPNYVAYPNTDWFDEVFDTGYSQEHNLSVAGSSEKVKYMLSLGYLDNQGVMNRWNLDSSTQKINFRTNLEAKIVKWITVGTRLYGQKQDYGMANISNGFKYLYQTTPGVYPGEPNYWGRAALASEESSNANNIFGQMAGATGFNTVWRLNASVYGIITPYKGLNIEGTFNYSPTFTDKSSYSRQNGYWDYVTDQRVSESALENASITNTSARTWRQSAEILIRYHTTIKKDHDLGALLGYSAQEYYSKNFAVSRKGATDWTLNELSTYETLVSSSSSAPAKWGLLSYFGRVNYGYKGRYLLEANLRADASSRFGVNQRWGYFPSFSGGWRISEESFMQGASDYLSNLKLRVSWGKTGNNSTGNYDWQANYATGNVVINGEGTKGLVRKKLSNDKLHWESTTTTDIGLDFGFFNNRLTGEIDYYNKYTSDILYHPELYLSMGVIGSAPENLGEVRNRGVEFTLNWNDRIGKDFEYRVGMNFSFNANKVMKFKGELQKYWTYDEQGNKVGYVNNFSDVSESSDASKSGFGGYICEGCQLGETYMYQVYRGSGEGYTGGAVDIHAGPKDGMIRTKEDMIWVQAMIDSGYSFGGMKMIAKDQLWYGDILYADSNGDMNYGDTNDRDFSGHTNVPKFNLGFNCAFSYKNIDFSMLWSGAFGHYLNWNTDYYNSTLVSHGYGIIEHIADNHYFFDPSNPDDPRTNQSGKYPRLTYGTTYNNRIQSNWNEYKGDYFKLKNIQIGYTLPQRISGKFFVSKLRAFVSMDNILTITGYPGLDPEIGTAIGYPLMRQISFGGQITF; this is encoded by the coding sequence ATGAAAAAGAAGCATTACTTATTATTTTTATGGGCTTCGCTCTTTTTACTGACAGATGTGGTGTGGGCACAGACATCTGTCACAGTAAGTGGAGTAGTGATCGATGAGAATGGAGAGACCCTGACAGGTGTTTCCGTCGTCGAGGTAGGTACAACGAACGGTGTCTTGACAGACTTGAACGGACATTACACCTTAAAAACAACTTCTGCCAAACCTTCCGTTTCTTTCAGTTACATTGGTTATCAGTCCACCACGCTTCCCCTGAACGGACGTACGAAACTCGATGTACAGATGAAAGTGGAAACGAAAGTGTTGGATGAAGTAGTGGTAGTGGGCTACGGGGTACAGAAGAAAGTGAACCTGACCGGCTCCGTGACTTCCATCAACTTTGCCGACCAGACGGAAGGCCGACCCATCATGAGTGTTTCTTCTGCCCTTTCGGGACTTGCCGCCGGCATGAACGTCACGCAGGCTTCGGGACAACCCGGCTCGGACGGTGCCACTATCCGCGTACGTGGTAACGGTACGTTCAATACCAACTCGCCATTGGTTCTGGTGGACGGTATCGAGTGGAGCATGGACAATGTGAACCCCAACGACATCGAAAGCATCTCCGTACTGAAAGACGCTGCCTCCACAGCTATTTATGGTACGCGCGCCGCCAACGGAGTGATCCTTATCACCACCAAAAACGGAAAAGGTAAACCGCAAATCTCCTATTCTTATTCGGGAGTCGTGCAGATGCCTTACAATAAACTCTCTTTCGTTAGCGATTATGCTCGTTATATGGAACTGGTGAACGAGGCTTGCGACAATGTGAACACCAAAGGCATCTTCTCACAGGAAAGTATCGACCGTTGGAGGGCGGCTTCTGCCGATCCGAACGGATTGAACGAGTACGGAGTACCCAATTACGTGGCCTATCCCAATACCGACTGGTTCGATGAAGTATTTGATACCGGATATTCGCAAGAGCACAACCTATCTGTAGCGGGCAGTTCGGAGAAAGTGAAATACATGCTTTCATTGGGTTATCTCGACAATCAGGGAGTCATGAACCGCTGGAACCTCGATTCAAGTACGCAGAAAATCAATTTCCGTACCAACCTGGAAGCCAAGATTGTGAAATGGATAACCGTCGGCACCCGCCTTTACGGGCAAAAGCAGGATTATGGGATGGCTAATATCAGCAACGGATTCAAGTATCTCTATCAGACCACTCCGGGTGTATATCCCGGTGAGCCGAACTATTGGGGACGTGCCGCACTGGCCAGTGAAGAATCTTCCAATGCCAATAATATCTTCGGTCAGATGGCGGGAGCTACCGGTTTCAATACCGTATGGCGTCTCAACGCTTCAGTCTACGGAATTATCACTCCCTATAAAGGTCTCAACATTGAAGGTACATTCAATTATTCACCGACATTCACCGACAAGTCTTCTTATAGTCGCCAAAATGGTTATTGGGACTACGTGACCGACCAGCGTGTCAGTGAAAGTGCATTGGAAAACGCTTCCATCACCAATACGAGCGCACGCACCTGGCGTCAGAGTGCTGAAATACTGATACGCTATCATACGACCATTAAGAAAGACCACGATCTGGGTGCACTGCTCGGATATTCCGCACAGGAATATTACAGCAAGAACTTTGCCGTTTCCCGTAAAGGCGCTACGGACTGGACGCTGAACGAACTAAGCACCTATGAGACGCTTGTCAGCTCTTCCAGCTCGGCACCCGCCAAATGGGGACTGCTCTCTTATTTCGGCCGCGTCAATTACGGATATAAAGGACGTTATCTTTTAGAAGCCAACCTCCGTGCCGATGCCTCTTCTCGTTTCGGAGTGAACCAGCGCTGGGGATATTTTCCTTCGTTCTCCGGTGGATGGCGTATCTCGGAAGAATCATTCATGCAAGGAGCATCGGACTATCTCTCCAACCTGAAACTGCGTGTTTCCTGGGGAAAGACCGGTAACAACTCTACGGGCAACTACGACTGGCAGGCAAACTATGCCACAGGCAATGTCGTCATCAACGGTGAAGGGACCAAAGGACTGGTACGTAAAAAACTAAGTAACGATAAACTGCACTGGGAGAGTACCACCACTACCGACATCGGACTTGATTTCGGCTTCTTCAACAACCGCCTGACGGGTGAAATAGACTATTATAATAAATATACTTCGGACATTCTCTATCATCCCGAGCTCTATCTTTCGATGGGTGTCATAGGCTCTGCTCCCGAAAACTTGGGTGAAGTGCGCAACCGCGGTGTTGAATTTACCCTGAACTGGAACGACCGTATCGGAAAAGATTTTGAATACCGGGTAGGCATGAACTTCTCTTTCAACGCCAATAAGGTGATGAAATTTAAAGGCGAACTCCAGAAATATTGGACGTATGATGAGCAGGGAAATAAAGTCGGCTATGTCAATAACTTCAGCGATGTGTCCGAATCCAGTGATGCGTCCAAATCCGGTTTCGGAGGATATATCTGCGAAGGTTGCCAGCTGGGTGAAACTTATATGTATCAGGTGTACAGAGGTTCCGGCGAAGGCTATACCGGAGGTGCGGTGGATATCCATGCAGGACCGAAGGACGGAATGATACGCACGAAGGAAGATATGATATGGGTACAAGCGATGATTGACTCCGGTTATTCATTCGGAGGAATGAAGATGATTGCCAAAGACCAGCTTTGGTATGGCGACATTCTCTATGCCGACAGCAATGGGGATATGAACTACGGTGATACCAACGACCGGGATTTCTCCGGTCATACCAATGTACCGAAATTCAATCTGGGCTTCAACTGTGCTTTCTCTTACAAGAACATTGATTTCTCCATGTTATGGTCGGGAGCTTTCGGACATTACCTCAACTGGAATACGGATTACTATAACTCGACACTGGTCAGCCACGGATATGGCATTATCGAACATATCGCCGATAACCATTACTTCTTCGATCCTTCCAACCCGGACGATCCGCGCACTAACCAGTCGGGCAAATATCCCCGTCTGACCTATGGTACTACCTATAATAATAGAATCCAGAGCAACTGGAACGAATATAAGGGCGACTATTTCAAGCTGAAGAATATCCAGATCGGCTATACGTTGCCACAACGGATTTCCGGTAAGTTCTTTGTTAGCAAGCTTCGTGCTTTCGTGTCGATGGACAATATCCTGACAATTACCGGCTATCCGGGATTGGATCCGGAGATAGGAACTGCCATCGGTTATCCGTTGATGCGTCAGATCTCTTTTGGCGGACAGATTACCTTTTAA
- a CDS encoding RagB/SusD family nutrient uptake outer membrane protein: MKKIVMILTMALAATSCMDILDVAPEDQIASENMWTTEELADKGMAGLYYPFYATQLSSTQLRRADGLNRQGIEAMSFATDYYSNNYPVELLSLATKPANDFQVWYEWKFCYTIIHACNDAIANLHKADMSADKLARYQCEARFLRAWAYNRLNMLYQGVPVYLEPINNEECTRAQSSADEVWQVILDDLTYCINNPDFPNNTLNENYGRPSKGAAYALRGMVYMWKKQYKEAGNDFKEVETCGYGLWTGEYADFFKYENEKDKEMIFSLQFSEETGYCDNIQQMTGARDTYDGWTEMKPSADFVDYYKNADGSDFKWSEVDGLEDWDLLTPKQREIFFCRDGLESMSSQKNALIKRVGEAVYQKYYLNSGNEARIKKAYDNRDPRLQQTVVTPYVPVDCYKPNYAGDANQIGKQLRWPLKEQGTNGGDFWLDKRTSAFYCYRKYNEFEKGRLIDRRRCHTDWPLIRYTDVLLQYAEALAQTDRIGEAIRLVNKVRTRAHMPVLTEGGSGPCAVNGKEDMLERIRYERRVEFCLEGINFFDEVRWGTYKETKFQGKDVNGGKSWWGEPVEYNWYYTESMWPWTAPISETQKNPNLTKRSGWAY; the protein is encoded by the coding sequence ATGAAAAAGATAGTAATGATTTTAACGATGGCGCTGGCCGCTACCTCCTGCATGGATATTCTCGATGTGGCGCCGGAAGACCAGATAGCAAGTGAAAACATGTGGACCACGGAGGAGCTTGCCGACAAGGGAATGGCAGGACTCTACTATCCATTCTATGCTACCCAACTCTCTTCCACCCAGCTTCGCCGTGCCGACGGACTGAACCGTCAGGGAATCGAAGCCATGAGCTTTGCGACTGATTATTATTCCAATAATTATCCGGTTGAACTGCTTTCGCTGGCTACCAAGCCAGCTAATGACTTTCAGGTGTGGTATGAGTGGAAGTTTTGTTACACCATTATCCACGCGTGTAACGATGCGATTGCCAATTTGCATAAAGCGGACATGAGCGCTGATAAACTGGCACGTTACCAATGCGAAGCCCGCTTCCTTCGTGCTTGGGCGTACAATCGTCTGAATATGCTTTATCAGGGAGTTCCCGTTTATCTGGAACCAATCAATAACGAAGAATGTACGCGTGCTCAGTCGTCAGCGGATGAGGTCTGGCAAGTAATTCTGGATGATTTGACATATTGTATCAATAATCCCGACTTCCCCAATAACACGCTGAATGAAAACTACGGTCGTCCCTCTAAAGGAGCCGCTTATGCCCTGCGTGGTATGGTGTATATGTGGAAGAAGCAATACAAGGAGGCAGGCAACGATTTCAAAGAAGTGGAAACGTGCGGTTATGGCTTGTGGACAGGCGAATATGCCGACTTCTTCAAATATGAAAACGAGAAAGACAAAGAGATGATTTTCTCGCTCCAGTTCAGCGAAGAAACCGGTTATTGTGATAACATTCAGCAAATGACCGGTGCCCGGGATACGTATGATGGCTGGACGGAAATGAAACCTTCCGCAGATTTTGTGGACTACTATAAGAACGCTGATGGATCGGACTTCAAATGGTCGGAAGTAGACGGTCTGGAAGACTGGGACTTGCTGACTCCGAAACAGCGTGAAATCTTCTTCTGTCGTGACGGGCTGGAATCCATGTCTTCACAGAAGAATGCGCTCATCAAACGGGTCGGCGAAGCTGTTTATCAGAAATATTACCTGAACAGCGGCAATGAAGCCCGTATCAAAAAGGCGTATGACAATCGTGACCCGCGTCTGCAACAGACTGTCGTCACTCCTTATGTGCCGGTGGACTGCTACAAGCCTAATTATGCAGGAGATGCCAACCAGATCGGTAAACAGCTCCGCTGGCCATTAAAGGAACAGGGTACGAATGGCGGAGATTTCTGGCTCGATAAACGTACTTCTGCATTCTACTGCTATCGCAAATACAATGAGTTTGAGAAAGGTCGTCTGATTGACCGGAGGCGTTGTCATACCGACTGGCCGTTGATCCGATATACCGATGTATTGTTACAGTATGCCGAAGCATTGGCGCAGACCGACCGGATAGGGGAAGCCATCCGTTTGGTGAATAAAGTACGTACCCGCGCCCATATGCCTGTATTGACAGAGGGGGGAAGCGGTCCGTGCGCAGTGAACGGAAAAGAAGACATGCTCGAAAGGATACGCTACGAACGTCGCGTGGAATTCTGCCTGGAAGGAATCAACTTCTTCGACGAAGTACGTTGGGGAACCTATAAAGAAACCAAATTCCAGGGAAAAGATGTCAATGGCGGCAAATCCTGGTGGGGTGAACCGGTAGAGTATAACTGGTATTACACTGAATCTATGTGGCCGTGGACTGCTCCTATCTCTGAAACACAAAAGAATCCGAACCTGACTAAACGAAGCGGTTGGGCGTATTAA
- a CDS encoding heparinase II/III family protein: protein MKKILLLLLIWISGCTGVFAQQFDYENIAPHPRLLLPKGGEEAIKKAIAEYPPLATVHQRIMELCDRTLTEQPVERIKEGKRLLAISRIALKRIYYLSYAYRMTGDKKYAHRAEQEMLAVSRFTDWNPTHFLDVGEMVMALAIGYDWLYDSLQPDTRRVVCEAIIEKGFDAAKNTRHAWFYTAKNNWNSVCNSGLAYGALALFEEIPEISKGIIEKCMETNPKAMVGYGPDGGYPEGFGYWGYGTSFQVMLIAALESAFGTDNGLSQAPGFRKSARFMQYMTAPSGNCFCFSDSPVEAECNMMMFWFAGKEKDLSLLWLERQYLDRPDMPFAEDRLLPSLLVFCSQLDLNHIGKPKKNFWFNRGDTPVFIYRGGWDSKKDTYLGVKGGSPSTSHAHMDAGSFIFERDGVCWAMDLGMQSYITLESKGVDLWNMSQNGQRWDVFRLSNIAHNTLTINGERHLVESNAPITRTFESKKQKGAEVDLSSVFANSVKRAVRTVILDRKDHLEVTDRLETGDKEAAVSWMMVTPAEAKITGKNRIELTKDDRRMLLAVDTDTEVDMKIWSNVPPHEYDFRNPGTIRVGFETVVPANRASQLKVRLIPLK from the coding sequence ATGAAAAAAATACTTTTACTGTTACTCATTTGGATATCCGGTTGTACAGGTGTATTTGCACAACAGTTTGATTATGAAAACATAGCGCCTCATCCCCGTCTGTTATTGCCCAAGGGAGGAGAAGAAGCTATTAAGAAAGCGATTGCGGAGTATCCTCCGCTGGCAACTGTTCACCAACGGATCATGGAACTTTGTGACCGGACACTTACGGAACAGCCTGTGGAACGTATTAAGGAGGGCAAACGCCTGTTGGCGATTTCGCGCATCGCACTGAAGCGTATCTATTACCTCTCATACGCTTACCGTATGACGGGAGATAAGAAATACGCCCATCGTGCGGAACAAGAGATGCTGGCTGTCAGTCGTTTCACAGACTGGAACCCGACTCATTTTTTGGATGTGGGAGAGATGGTAATGGCATTGGCTATCGGTTACGACTGGCTCTATGATTCTTTGCAGCCCGACACCCGCCGGGTAGTATGTGAAGCAATCATTGAAAAAGGGTTTGATGCGGCAAAGAACACTCGTCATGCCTGGTTCTACACTGCTAAGAATAACTGGAATTCCGTATGTAATAGTGGATTGGCGTATGGTGCACTGGCTCTTTTCGAAGAGATTCCGGAGATCTCGAAAGGTATTATCGAGAAATGCATGGAAACAAACCCAAAAGCGATGGTAGGCTATGGTCCCGACGGAGGTTATCCCGAAGGATTCGGATATTGGGGGTACGGGACGAGTTTTCAGGTAATGCTCATTGCTGCGCTCGAAAGTGCTTTCGGTACAGACAATGGGCTTTCCCAAGCCCCCGGCTTTAGGAAGTCTGCCCGTTTCATGCAGTATATGACCGCTCCGAGTGGGAACTGCTTCTGTTTCTCGGATTCTCCGGTGGAGGCGGAATGTAACATGATGATGTTTTGGTTTGCGGGCAAGGAGAAAGACCTCTCCTTGCTGTGGCTCGAACGTCAGTATCTCGACCGCCCGGATATGCCGTTTGCTGAAGACCGTTTACTCCCCAGCCTGCTGGTGTTCTGTTCGCAGCTCGATCTGAATCATATCGGTAAGCCGAAGAAAAACTTCTGGTTCAATCGTGGAGATACGCCTGTATTTATCTACCGTGGCGGATGGGACAGCAAGAAAGACACCTATCTGGGAGTGAAAGGAGGTTCGCCCTCTACCTCTCATGCACACATGGATGCCGGTTCGTTTATCTTCGAGAGAGACGGAGTGTGTTGGGCAATGGACTTAGGGATGCAAAGTTATATCACACTCGAAAGTAAGGGAGTAGACCTGTGGAATATGTCGCAGAACGGACAACGCTGGGATGTATTCCGGCTAAGCAATATCGCTCATAATACGCTGACGATTAACGGAGAGCGCCATTTGGTAGAAAGTAATGCCCCCATCACCCGTACTTTCGAGTCGAAGAAACAGAAAGGGGCGGAAGTAGACTTATCAAGTGTGTTTGCCAACAGTGTGAAGAGAGCTGTCCGCACTGTGATACTGGACCGGAAAGACCATTTGGAAGTAACTGACCGATTGGAGACGGGTGATAAGGAAGCTGCCGTATCTTGGATGATGGTCACTCCGGCAGAAGCCAAAATTACGGGCAAGAATCGGATTGAATTGACCAAAGACGACCGGCGGATGCTGCTGGCTGTAGATACCGATACGGAAGTAGATATGAAAATCTGGTCCAACGTACCCCCGCATGAATATGATTTCCGCAATCCGGGGACCATCCGTGTTGGCTTTGAAACGGTAGTTCCTGCCAATCGTGCCTCGCAACTGAAAGTACGGCTTATTCCTTTGAAGTAA
- a CDS encoding heparinase II/III family protein codes for MKTILFKTIIIAFFVGTAVSCSDEDENRFRPGSTHEKPNLTEPEGGPDYSRLTADNHPRLLMNAEAFTALKAKVDANTSANLTLLHNTIMGVCNSKGMNATALTYKLDASNKRILDVSRDALLRIFTCAYAYRMTGDVKYLTKAETDINAVCNFPDWNSRRHFLDVGEMATAVAFGYDWLYNELSASTRKKAANALLKFAFQQAQNENWNLNFYEATNNWNQVCNGGLVCAALASYEDNPSEAKDMIEKALTSNKPALEVMYSPDGNYPEGSGYWCYGTLYQVLMLAALDSTLGTDNGLSDTPGFSKTAEYMLYMTGLNSKFFNYSDCAPSSTAALASWWFADKYSNPSLLYNELRMLKNGEYASCAENRLLPMIMAFANHLDLDAISAPSNKLWSGKGETPVVMVHTDWTYTDTDKYLGIKGGKAGSSHGHMDAGSFVYDAYGVRWSMDFGLQSYTTLESKLSALGGNLWDMGQNSMRWDVFRLNNLNHSTISINDARHRVNGAATLTTTIHTATELGATFDLTAVVSDQAASATRTVKIVNDKDLVVMDEIKARTDKSAKVRWCMVTPAVPTVESNRIVLTSGSKVMYLTTNGTVKPTYKTWSTTSENSYDQANPGTYMVGFEATVTANQTATFTTTLSPK; via the coding sequence ATGAAAACGATTCTTTTTAAAACAATCATTATAGCTTTCTTCGTGGGAACAGCCGTTAGTTGTTCCGATGAGGATGAGAACAGATTCCGTCCGGGATCTACCCATGAGAAACCGAATCTTACGGAACCGGAGGGTGGACCGGATTATTCCAGACTGACTGCGGATAACCATCCCCGCCTGTTGATGAATGCTGAGGCTTTCACTGCATTGAAAGCCAAAGTGGATGCCAATACGAGTGCTAATCTGACATTGTTACATAACACCATTATGGGGGTGTGCAACAGCAAAGGGATGAATGCAACGGCGCTGACTTATAAGCTGGATGCCAGCAACAAACGTATTCTCGATGTTTCCCGTGATGCTCTATTGCGTATTTTCACCTGCGCTTATGCCTACCGGATGACTGGAGATGTCAAATATCTGACTAAAGCAGAAACCGATATCAATGCCGTATGTAACTTCCCCGACTGGAACTCGAGACGCCACTTTCTCGATGTGGGCGAAATGGCCACGGCCGTTGCTTTCGGCTACGATTGGCTTTATAACGAACTAAGTGCCTCCACCCGTAAGAAAGCAGCCAACGCATTGTTGAAGTTTGCTTTCCAACAGGCACAGAACGAGAACTGGAACCTGAATTTCTATGAAGCCACTAACAACTGGAACCAGGTTTGTAATGGCGGATTGGTCTGTGCGGCACTGGCTTCTTATGAAGACAACCCTTCCGAAGCAAAGGATATGATTGAAAAGGCTTTGACATCCAATAAACCTGCATTGGAAGTGATGTATTCTCCCGACGGCAACTATCCGGAGGGCAGCGGTTATTGGTGTTACGGCACGCTTTATCAAGTATTGATGCTTGCAGCCCTTGATAGTACGCTTGGCACGGATAACGGACTTTCCGATACACCGGGATTTTCCAAAACGGCAGAATATATGCTGTATATGACAGGCTTGAACAGTAAGTTCTTTAATTATTCCGACTGTGCTCCTTCCTCTACTGCGGCACTGGCTTCGTGGTGGTTTGCCGATAAATACAGTAATCCATCCTTATTATATAATGAGTTGAGAATGCTGAAGAACGGTGAATACGCTTCTTGCGCCGAAAACCGCCTGTTGCCGATGATTATGGCTTTCGCCAATCATCTGGATCTGGATGCAATCTCCGCTCCTTCCAACAAGCTATGGAGTGGAAAAGGGGAAACGCCTGTGGTGATGGTACATACCGACTGGACATACACGGATACGGATAAATACCTCGGAATCAAAGGTGGTAAGGCTGGTTCGAGCCACGGACACATGGATGCCGGTTCATTTGTATACGATGCGTATGGAGTGCGTTGGTCGATGGATTTCGGTCTGCAAAGTTATACAACACTCGAATCAAAATTGTCAGCTTTGGGTGGTAATCTTTGGGATATGGGACAGAATTCGATGCGTTGGGATGTATTCCGTTTGAATAACTTGAATCACAGCACGATTTCAATCAATGATGCCCGTCACCGGGTAAATGGAGCGGCTACCCTGACCACTACCATTCATACCGCTACGGAACTGGGGGCTACTTTTGATCTGACAGCGGTAGTATCGGATCAGGCTGCATCCGCTACCCGTACCGTGAAAATCGTGAACGATAAAGATTTAGTGGTCATGGATGAGATAAAGGCAAGAACGGATAAATCCGCTAAAGTACGCTGGTGTATGGTGACGCCTGCCGTCCCGACGGTGGAGAGTAACCGCATCGTACTAACTAGTGGAAGCAAAGTGATGTATCTCACAACCAACGGCACCGTGAAGCCTACCTACAAAACATGGAGTACCACCAGTGAGAACTCTTATGACCAAGCTAATCCGGGTACTTATATGGTTGGCTTTGAGGCAACGGTCACGGCTAACCAGACCGCCACATTTACCACAACTCTGTCCCCCAAATAA